gcattcatatgtatagtatagtatgtattatatactgcatccatatgtatagtatagtatgtattatatACTGCAttatactgcatccatatgtatagtatagtgtgtatgtatatacttcatccatatgtatagtatgtattatatACTGCAttatactgcatccatatgtatagtatagtgtgtatgtatatacttcattcatatgtatagtatagtgtgtatgtatatacttcattcatatgtatagtatagtgtgtatgtatatactgcatccatatgtatagtatgtatgtatgtatatacttcatccatatgtatagtatagtgtgtatgtatatactgcatccatatgtatagtatagtgtgtatgtatatactgcatccatatgtatagtatgtatgtatatactgcatccatatgtatagtatgtatgtatatacttcatccatatgtatagtatagtgtgtatgtatatactgcatccatatgtatagtatagtgtgtatgtatatacttcatccatatgtatagtatagtatgtatgtatatactgcatccatatgtatagtatgtatgtatgtatatacttcatccatatgtatagtatagtgtgtatgtatatactgcatccatatgtatagtatgtatgtatatacttcatccatatgtatagtatagtgtgtatgtatatactgcatccatatgtatagtatagtatgtatgtatatactgcattcatatgtatagtatgtatatactgcatccatatgtatagtatagtatgtattatatactgcatccatatgtatagtatagtgtgtatgtatatactgcattcatatgtatagtatagtgtgtatgtatatactgcattcatatgtatagtatagtatgtattatatactgcatccatatgtatagtatagtatgtttAGGCTGCAAGTACGTTTaaattttgttgttttgttgtcattGAAACCTGAAAAAAGTTTTTTCGACTTTCAACCAAAACCGAACGTAGATTGGACGTCGGGCATAGACTTATTTTCAACGTCTTTTCAACAACATTTTGCTTGGTGGGAGGAGCCCAATGTCAAAACAGTTTTAACTTGTCCAAATCAATAACCAATATGCAGAAATGGTTTGAGATAAATTGAAAACCTAAacataacatttccacaaacatctgccacaataatcatattactttttaacataaacaataaacatctgccacaataatcatattactttttaacataaacaataaacatctgccacaataatcatattactatttaacataaacaataaacatctgccacaataatcatattactttttaacataaacaataaacatctgccacaataatcatattactatttaacataaacaataaacatctgccacaataatcatattactatttaacataaacaataaacatctgccacaataatcatattactttttaacataaacaataaacatctgccacaataatcatattactatttaacataaacaataaacatctgccacaataatcatattactatttaacataaacaataaacatctgccacaataatcatattactatttaacataaacaataaacatctgccacaataatcatattactttttaacataaacaataaacatctgccacaataatcatattactatttaacataaacaataaacaaacaagCTCCTTATAAACTGCACAAGCACTAGAAACAATGTTGTTTTGACAAGTGGCAATAAATCACTGATATCGATTAGGGGggaaatcaggttgtaggttgcTGTTGAAACTAAACAAAACACCTGGAAATGGAAGATATATTTCACCTCACTGGTTAGAGGGCAACctgcagaagacagtcagctacaTGTTGGAGTGATGCGTTTAAATGTAGGGGTCGCTAAACAAAGGAACGCAACACATATTTGTCATCACTCATCGATATCACGTTGAAATCAATTGCGCGAGAGGGGAGATGAGGTTGCACGTCCGGTTAAACGTAACAGCTCAAACACCACACGGATTGTGGGAATAATGTGTACATCACTATTTAGAGGTACATTTGTAGAAAACAGCTCGCTACATTTAAAGTGTTGCAGTTTGATTCAAGTAGGTCGCCAACGCGGGAAGTGAAACGCAACACTTTATTTGTGCTTTATTTGTGTTAATGTTAATCACATAAATACTACTCTTCTCAATGAGGCTAATATCCATATCATGCTGAAATCAACAGAACAGGGGACAAACGTTTAGGGTTCTACATTATGACATCataatactcctactacaatgttaaagcattctacattatgacatcattagaatactcctactacaatgttaaaacattctacattgtgacattatttcattgatatcatgaaacaactcctttatgtattttctgatgtttaaTCAGAGATCTTTTACCAGagtaactcttcccacattgatcacagctataaggtttctctcctgtgtgtgttctctggtgggctATCAGGATGTTTGGCTGAGTAaacctcttcccacattgattacagcCACAAGGTTTcgctcctgtgtgtgttctctggtgtgatatcaTGTTGCTTGAGTGAGTAAAACtcctcccacattgatcacagctataaggcttctctcctttgtgtgttttCTGGTGTGATTTTAAATATTGGGATGAAACAAAAcactttccacagtcagagcagtggtaaggtttctctcctgtgtgtgttctcttgtgtATAGTCAGCTGACTAGATGAAGTAAAACTCTtgccacattgatcacagctataaggtttctctccagtgtgcgtTCTCAAATGTACCATCAAGTTGCTTGAGTGACTaaatctcttcccacattgatcacagctataaggcttctctcccgTGTGTGTTTTCTGGTGTGATTTTAAATATTGTGATGAAACAAaacattttccacagtcagagcagtggtaaggtttcgctattgtgtgtgttctcttgtgtGATTTTAAATATTGGGAAGAAACAAAACTTGTTCCACAGTCAGAACAGtggtaaggtttctctcctgtgtgtattctctggtgtatAGTCAGCTGGCTAGatgtagtaaaactcttcccacaccaatcacagctataaggtttctctcctgtatgGATTCTCTGATGTCTTTTAAGGTCTGTTGAAGAGgtgaatctcttcccacagtcagagcagcggTGAGGTTTCTTTCCTGTGGGTCTCTGCTGGTGTTTGAGGTGTTCTGatgtggagagactcttctctgtctcttcagcatcatgctgttgttgaggctccccagaggatccactatagtcttgtctctctcctgtgtgaacaacaagGTCAGACAGACGGTTAAAGGCCCACAACAGCAGAAATACACTGTTTATTTGAGGTAAAGGTGATGCACATGATTTTTACGTCTGTAATGAATGTTTGAAAACTTTTTAAACAACCAGACTATTTTCTTAACAGTCATGTGAGCAACAACAGTCTTATTTAgtcttatttttatttattatcttatttattatattttttcaCAGTCATAAAGTGGATGATTGTAGAAATAAGTTATTACAGTTGGTGAAAACCTAAGCAGACGACTCTTGGTCACCAATATGCAGTATAACTGTTGCCTAGTTGTagtagtatatctgttatctagttgcagtgTATCTGTTACCTAGTTGCAGTACATATGTTACCTAGTTtcagcagtatatctgttatctagttgcagtatatctgttatctagttgcagtatatctgttatctagtttcagtagtatatctgttatctagttgcagtatatctgttatctagttgcagcagtatatctgttatctagtttcagcagtatatctgttatctagttgcagtatatctgttatctagttgcagcagtatatctgttatctagtttcaGCAGTATATCTTTTATCTAGTTTCAGCAGTATATCTtttatctagttgcagtatatctgttatctagttgcagtatatctgttatctagtttcagtatatctgttatctagtttcagtagtatatctgttatctagttgcagcagtatatctgttatctagtttcagcagtatatctgttatctagtttcagcagtatatctgttatctagttgcagtatatctgttatctagttgcagcagtatatctgttatctagtttcaGCAGTATATatgttatctagttgcagtatatctgttatctagttgcagtatatctgttatctagttgcagtatatctgttatctagttgcagtagtatatctgttatctagttgcagtagtatatctgttatctagttgcagtagtatatctgttatctagttgcagtagtatatctgttatctagttgcagtagtatatctgttatctagttgcagtagtatatctgttatctagttgcagtagtatatctgttatctagtttcagcagtatatctgttatctagtttcagcagtatatctgttatctagtttcagcagtatatctgttatctagttgcagtatatctgttatctcgTTGCAgtgtatctgttatctagttgcagcaGTATATATGTTACCTAGTTGCAGCAGTATATCTGTTacctagttgcagtatatctgttaccTAGTTGCAgtatatatgttatatgttaccTAGTTGCAGTAGTATATCTGTTacctagttgcagtatatctgttaccTAGTTGCAgtatatatgttatatgttaccTAGTTGCAGTAGTATATCTGTTACCTAGTTGCAGTATATATGTTATCTAGTTtcagcagtatatctgttatctagtttcagcagtatatctgttatctagtttcagcagtatatctgttatctagttgcagtatatctgttatctagttgcagtagtatatctgttatctagttgcagtagtatatctgttatctagttgcagtatatctgttatctagttgcagtatatctgttatctagttgtagTACATCTGTGTGGGCAGAAATGGTGAGCGAAGGTATTTGTTTTTCACAATGTATTCCGAATATTACCACACATTATCAGAGCAAGATCAGGATGCTACTCAAGGAAACTCACATTAAGCTCTGGTGTCTATTCACTAATTCTCCACCATGGGGGGAAAACTGTGGAGTTCCCATAGGCCGACAGCAAAAAATAGCCTCCATTTTACAGGTTGCTTGAGAGTGCATTTCACAGGCTCATTTGAATGTCCTGCTTAATATCATGTTTGAGTAAAATGCTCTGTGGTTAGCTTTGCTACCAGCCTGTCAATGAGCGTTAGCATTCAAGCTGACAACTACTGTATCAAAAATAGGTATTTTGAGAAACATGTCGTAaataaaagtgttaaatcaaaatatattttagattattcaaagtatgctcttccaacggtcttgaaagagttcccacatatgctgagcacttgttggcagcttttccttcactcaactcatcccaaaccatctcaattgcgtTGGGGTCAgggattatggaggccaggtcatctaacgcagcactccatcactctccttcctggtcaaatagcccttacacagcctggaggtgtgttttgggtcgttgtcctgttgaaaaatgtttgtcctgtttgacatgtttctactgaacGGTAATGtaactttttgacttttcgtctggacttaGTGCCCGCGCCTAGTGCATTTAGAATAGTGAACTAAACGTgagaacaaaaaggaggtatttggacataaatatggactttatcgaacaaaactaacatttattgtgattgctgggagtgcattccgatgaagatcatcaaaggtaagtcaatatttataatgctatttctacattttgttgactccacaacatggcgggtatctgtatggcttgttttggtggCTGAGCGCTGTagtcagataatcgcatggtgtgcatTTGCCGTAAAGCTTTTTAAAATTCTGACACAGCGGtggcattaaggagaagtttatctttaattctatgtattacacttgtatctttcatcagcgtttatgatgagtatttctgtaaattgatgtggctctctgcaaaatcaccggacgttttggaggcaaaacattacagaacataacgtgccaatgtaaatggagatttttggatataaatattaactttatcgaacaaaacatacatgtattgtgtaacatgaagtcctatgagtgccatctgacgaagatcatcaaaggttagtgattcattttctctctatttcctctctttgtctggaaaatggctgtatgtttttttgtgactaggcgctgtcctcagataatcacaatgtatgctttcgccgtaaagcctttttgaaatcggacactgtggttggattaacaagaagtttatctttaaaatggtgtatattacttgtatgtttgaggaatttggcgccctgcaatttcactggctgttgtcgaggtggaacgcgagcgtcccacatatcccagagaaggtcattgaaatgcattccaggtgactacctcatgaagctggttgagagaatgccaagagtgtgcaaagctgtcatcaaggcaattggtggctatttgaagaatctgaaatataaaatacattttggtttgtttaacactttttggttactacttgattccatatgtgttattttatagttttgatgtcttcactattattctggccaacgagaaaatagtaaaaataaagaaaaagccttgaatgagtaggtgcggcccaaacttttgactggtactgattTATAAAGCCTTATACAGGCATATTCAACAGTTAGGCATATTATAGTCCTAATTAAGTTGCGGTTTGTTACTCTCAATTGTCTTAGACAATTAAGCTAAAACCAATGTATCCCTAAGGTGTCTGatgggggttgaggtcaggactctggtCAGGACTCTgaggtttccacttcacaataacagcacttacagttgaccgcgAGGCAGCTcaacagggcagaaatttgacaaactgaattGTTGGAAAGATTGCACTCTTGCGATGGTGCTACATTTAAAGTAAGAGCCTTCAGTAAGGCCACTCTACTACCAGTGTTTGTTGCATCTCATGATGGTGCTACATTTAAAGTAagagcttttcagtaaggccactCTACTACCAGTGTTTGTTGCATCCCATGATGGTGCTACATTTAAAGtaagagctcttcagtaaggccactcTACTACCAGTGTTTGTTGCATCCCATGATGGTGCTACATTTAAAGtaagagctcttcagtaaggccactcTACTACCAGTGTTTGTTGCATCCCATGATGGTGCTACATTTAAAGtaagagctcttcagtaaggccactcTACTACCAGTGTTTGTTGCATCCCATGATGGTGCTACATTTAAAGtaagagctcttcagtaaggccactcTACTACCAGTGTTTGTTGCATCCCATGATGGTGCTACATTTAAAGtaagagctcttcagtaaggccactcTACTACCAGTGTTTGTTGCATCCCATGAacccactaatttgaaggtgtgtccacaaaATGTTGAATATGTAGAGTATTTGCGACTCCTCTACAAAAAATAAATCACGGTGAACAAAACAGCCCATCGACagaaatatatgccatttagcagacgcttttatccaaagcgacttacagtcatgtgtgcatacattctacgtatgggtggtcccgggaatcgaacccactaccctggcgttacaagcgccatgctctaccaactgagctacagaaggaccacaggacAGAACAATCGACCAGTAGACTACGGTCAGCTCTAAAACAATTGGCTGAATATTAtacaatgacttatcaacagcTCTAACAATTTGATCCCTATGGGAAATCTACACTGGTAGCTATAGAAAGACCCATATAATATATCACCATTGATTCCTGAAGAATAGAGCTTATAAACGACTCATGTTTCAACTGTCTCACCCCATCAGAAACCAATATATACGCCTGTATGACACCActgtttgtaaacaaacactgtatagcttcAATAGTAGGTTAAAACtctcattatgacatcattaATGAactctagaatatactatatatcctagaaacctggttaaacgATCATTATGACCTCATGAATGAactctagaatatactatatatcctagaaacctggttaaacgATCATTATGACCTCACggatgaattctagaatatactatatgtaacagtataactttagaccgtccctcgcccatacccgggcgcgaaccaggaaccctctgcacacatcaacaacagtcacccacaaagcatcgttaccaatcgctccacaaaagccgcgtcccttgcagagcaaggggaaccactacttcaaggtctcagagcaagtgacgtcaccgattgaaacgctatttataGCACGCaccacagctaactagctagccgtttcacatgaattaattctagaatatactatatatcctAAAACCCTGGTTAAAccatcattatgacatcatggatgaattctagaatatatatatatatacacacacacttgcctacctggttaaataaaggtgaaataaaatctaaataaataaatatcctagaaacctggttaaatTATCATTATGAcctcatggatggccagtccttgtaTTCATAGTGTAGTGAATTCAGGGAGAGGCCCTGAGTTGAACTCAAACCTGGGTCCAGTAACTGGCATTTTGTTGCTGTTTATATCCTAGGTTGTCCCAAAGCTAcacaatcaatcaaccaatatGCAGTTTAAACAATAACAAACCTGTAATTCCACCACTGTTTAGGTAATAAGATGttggatggggctggagaaatgtaactactctcaaattcatagacagacctatggatgcaaggactgaccatccatgatatcaacattatagttttaaccatgttgaggctatacagtgttggtTTACATTGTTTCTAAACACCGGAGTAAAAAAAgcttatttggggttctgatgaggtacaacagttgaactaagctcatgaggcatgtgttatattcttcaagaatcaatggctagaaataaataatttaaaagccaaaatatggatgtagcaactgcagacttcccctttaacaccacacaCCAGTTCAACAACTGCAGAGTTTGTGCTTCTGTATTTAAGACAGTACTTACTAGTGTTAATCAGGGAACGGTTTCTCAAAACCATCTTACGGTTAAGTTCACCGTTAGAACCATTGGATAACATAAGATgcgtttgggaaaccgggcccagatatccagtttcctcctcttcttcttcctcctccattttagatgtgacagtcatctcctcctcttcctctttcactccaaaaactgcatccccctcttcctcctcttcttttacggtaacatcctcctctttcactttGAACACATCTTCCTCTTCTTTAACTGAgacgtctttctcttcttctttcaccgtaacagcctcaccctctacttgtttttgtattgtaacttcctcctcctctttcaccagagcttctttctccgtccagcagacctcctcttctttaTCTGGAGGAGAGCAGCTCAGTGAACTCATGGTCGGGGATGTTAGATAGCTAGGCTAATGCTAACTTAACCAGCCCGCTAGATGACTAATAACAACACCGTAAATATGAAATCGGATAACTAACTAGACGAGATCCGCGTGTTTAAAACACAGTGGCTAATATACACTAAAGCGTCTAAAGAGCTTTATTGCTGCGTCTCTGTTGTCTATCAAGCTACGGAGGTGTCTGACTAACTGTTGCTGCTGATGAAAGAAGCGTTCCGTCCACTACATTATACGTCACACCAACAGCATCGCCTTAAAGTCTCAGaccgccatctgctgactggagtgggtaacgcagttgagtaaaatgtatattttattttCAGACAAAATGTTAAAGTGTAGGACGCCTGAGTTTTTACTCACCAATGTAACAACACTGTGTGGTTAAAGACTTAGTAAATTAGTTGTGGTCACGATTTGGTTACCTATAAGAGAAAAACAGTTATGTTTTTGCGTTATTACCTATTTATTAACTTATTTCCAGGGCATCTTCTAAACTTCCCACAATGCACTATTTCTCAACGTCATATGGATCTATTCTGTGCTACTGTGTTCATGTCCTAGCAGCCTTTTAAATATGAGGTTGGAAAATATTTAAGAATATATGGGAATATTCTTGCCAAGACGAGGAGAGTTGAAGAAGAAAGTATAATTACAAAGATCACCTGTCTCGTTCAAAAGTCTGTTGAAAGTCTCTCAGAGGAGGACAAATCTGTCCTGTTTGAGCTACAACACAAGTTGGATGATATGTATAAACTGAAAGCAGAGGGAGCCTTTGTCAGATCTGGGAAGAAGTGGCTGGAGGAGGATGCACAAAATTCAACTAGTTTTTTTCAGGTTAGAAAAAGACCACTCTTAAaaaataatatcaaatcaaatcaaatttatttatatagcccttcttacatcagctgatgtcacaaagtgctgtacagaaacccagcctaaaaccccaaacagcaagcaatgcaggtgtagaagcacggtggctaggaaaaaactccctcgaaaggccaaaacctaggaagaaacctagagaggaaccaggctatgtggggtggccagtcctcttctggctgtgccgggtggagattataacagaacatggccaagatgttcaaatgttcataaaggaccagcatggtcgaataataataaggcagaacagttgaaactggagcagcagcagtcaggtggacagcaaggagtcatcatgtcaggtagtcctggggcacggtcctagggctcaggtcctccgagagagagaaagaaagagagaattagagagagcatatgtggggtggccagtcctcttctgtctgtgccgggtggagattataacagaacatggccaagatgttcaaattttcataaatgaccagcatggtcgaataatagtaaggcagaacagttgaaactggagcagcagcatggccaggtggactggggacaacaaggagtcatcatgtcaggtagtcctgggacatggtcctagggctcaggtcagttgaaactggagcagcagcatggccaggtggactggggacagcaaggagtcatcatgtcaggtagtcctggggcatggtcctagggctcaggtcctccgagagagagagaaagaaagagataaggagagaattagagaacgcacacttagattcacacaggacaccgaataggacaggagaagtactccagatataacaaactgaccctagccccccaacacaaactactgcagcataaatactggaggctgagacaggaggggtcaggagacactgtggccccatccgaggacaccccggacagggccaaacaggaaggatataaccccacccattaATACAATTCAACAATTAAATATTAATGGTCTCATCACAGACGATCCCAAATTAGTCTCTAACTTTAGTTCCAACTTCTACAGGAATTTATATAGTTCTAAGTACTGTGAGATTTCCACAACTATTTATTTTTTTGACTCTCTGGGGGATGTGAAATCAATTGGTGAGGCTGACAAGGAAACAGTGTGACTCTATTATAGTTGAAGAGATCATTTATGCTATTGAACACCTTAGGGGGACTGATGGTACATCTGCTGAGTTTTACAAAACCTTTTCTCAATAGTTTGCCCCTTTTATGTTGGTCTTTTCTGAAAGCATTgcaaataatgctctccctcccagtctgactccaggtctgattacattaaTACGTAATCCCAAGAAAGACTTGCTTCTCCTCGATAATTGGCGTCCAATCTGTCTGCTCAATAACGACTACAAAATATTAGCCTCTATATTTTCAAAAAAGATTGAAGGCAGTATTGGACTCAATTATAGAAGAGACCCTATATATCTAATCATATCCGACTGGTGTTAGACCTTATTGACTATTCTGATCTAATCTTCAAAGATAGTTTTATTGTCTTCATAGACTTCCATAAAGCCTTCGATACAGTGGAAAATGAGTTTCTATTTCTCTCCCTTGAGAAATGTGGCTTTGGGGAACTATTTTGTAGTACTATTAAAACTCTTTATATGAATGGATCTTGAGAAATGTGGCTTTGGGGAACTATTTTGTAGTACTATTAAAACTCTTTATATGAATGGATCTTGAGAAATGTGACTTTGGGGAACTATTTTGTAGTACTATTAAAACTCTATATGAATGGATCTTGAGAAATGTGGCTTTGGGGAACTATTTTGTAGTACTATTAAAACTCTTTATATGAATGGATCTTGAGAAATGTGGCTTTGGGGAACTATTTTGTAGTACTATTAAAATTTTATATGAATGGATCTTGAGAAATGTGGCTTTGGGGAACTATTTTGTAGTACTATTAAAACTCTTTATATGAATGGATCTTGAGAAATGTGACTTTGGGGAGCTATTTTGTAGTACTATTAAAACTCTTTATATGAATGGATCTTGAGAAATGTGACTTTGGGGAACTATTTTGTAGTACTATTAAAGCTCTTTATATGAATGGATCTTGAGAAATGTGACTTTGGGGAACTATTTTGTAGTGCTATTAATGATTTTATATGAATGGATGGAGAAATGTGACGTTGGGGACTATTTTGTAGTACTATTAAAACTCTTTATATGAATGGATCTTGAGAAATGTGACTTTGGGGAACTATTTTGTAGTACTAATAAAACTCTTTATATGAATGGATCTTGAGGGAAATGTGACTTTAGGGAACTATTTTGTAGTACTATTAAAACTCTTTATACAGTATGGATCAGGAATGTGACTTTGGGGAGCTATTTTGTAGTACTAATAAAACTCTTTATATGAATGGATCTTGAAATGACTTTGGGAACTATTTTGTAGTACTAT
This sequence is a window from Oncorhynchus keta strain PuntledgeMale-10-30-2019 unplaced genomic scaffold, Oket_V2 Un_contig_9289_pilon_pilon, whole genome shotgun sequence. Protein-coding genes within it:
- the LOC127906031 gene encoding zinc finger protein 664-like, with amino-acid sequence MSSLSCSPPDKEEEVCWTEKEALVKEEEEVTIQKQVEGEAVTVKEEEKDVSVKEEEDVFKVKEEDVTVKEEEEEGDAVFGVKEEEEEMTVTSKMEEEEEEEETGYLGPVSQTHLMLSNGSNGELNRKMVLRNRSLINTRERQDYSGSSGEPQQQHDAEETEKSLSTSEHLKHQQRPTGKKPHRCSDCGKRFTSSTDLKRHQRIHTGEKPYSCDWCGKSFTTSSQLTIHQRIHTGEKPYHCSDCGTSFVSSQYLKSHKRTHTIAKPYHCSDCGKCFVSSQYLKSHQKTHTGEKPYSCDQCGKRFSHSSNLMVHLRTHTGEKPYSCDQCGKSFTSSSQLTIHKRTHTGEKPYHCSDCGKCFVSSQYLKSHQKTHKGEKPYSCDQCGRSFTHSSNMISHQRTHTGAKPCGCNQCGKRFTQPNILIAHQRTHTGEKPYSCDQCGKSYSGKRSLIKHQKIHKGVVS